A window from Vigna angularis cultivar LongXiaoDou No.4 chromosome 7, ASM1680809v1, whole genome shotgun sequence encodes these proteins:
- the LOC108336456 gene encoding uncharacterized protein LOC108336456 isoform X2 gives MGTTKYGNFENVNHLAECTLEGKWDEVDEMYNKFPACHTATIDDFVGTALHVAVDLAEEVVVEKLVNAIMRHETMEALEMRNDRGDTALHVAASRGFTKICQIIVGENRKRIYLAKLKNKDGETPFFQAALNWKKQAFAYLSDHSATLQDLVRENGDSILHCAIRREYFDLAVIIVHYYDFLSIHLNKEGFTPLKVLATRPSAFRSATKLSWWKQILYHCMIVEPVIPDRQMEKILKKMENKSNDSKCSYPDNYTTLCEFIAGFKSLGALPDKFCTIRNEQDSENPSIKESKNVGFLPPNYETSQQFLRSAYVHTLGLTGVGLKEIRNMKRRHEWSGQLLKALLKRPYEAFTGYGGAPDTVDEEMYNVFNQLKPGESSKLPWLNEEGEEEEKEEEEDEEEEEEEEETEKEEVVKEKEEEEDKQKQSSRASDSIDKTETAFLVAARNGIIEMVNELLERIPSVIHNLNANKENVLLMAVMNRQPYVIENLKMKVKGEVWNNLTLAIDKNERTILHWAADAPGDGKHTKIAGSALQMMWDIKWFQYIKSLVPEHFYLRSDTKGKTAGQIFEDEHKDLIEKSSDWLKETSESCSVVAALVAGVSFATASSIPGGTDDKGRPHLEGEPAFDVFAVSSLVGLCTSVTGLIMFLTILTSRKQSKDFRRNLPFKLLLGLSSLFVSIAAMFVSFCSGHYFLLSHRYKSVLYPIYAATVFPVMFYAVAQFPLYFDLIIAILSKVPWDAGRGDNL, from the exons ATGGGAACGACCAAGTATGGAAATTTTGAGAACGTGAACCATCTGGCGGAGTGCACATTGGAAGGGAAATGGGATGAGGTTGACGAGATGTACAATAAATTCCCAGCGTGTCACACGGCAACGATTGACGATTTCGTCGGCACTGCACTGCACGTGGCGGTGGATTTGGCCGAAGAAGTTGTGGTTGAGAAGCTTGTGAATGCCATTATGAGACACGAGACGATGGAGGCACTGGAAATGAGGAATGATCGAGGGGATACCGCTCTGCATGTTGCTGCTTCCAGGGGTTTCACAAAGATATGTCAGATCATCGTAGGAGAGAATCGGAAGAGGATTTACTTAGCGAAACTCAAGAACAAAGATGGAGAGACTCCTTTCTTTCAAGCCGCTCTCAACTGGAAGAAACAGGCCTTTGCTTATCTTTCTGACCACAGCGCTACCTTACAAGATCTTGTGCGAGAGAACGGTGACAGTATTCTTCACTGTGCTATCAGGAGAGAGTACTTCG ATTTGGCTGTGATAATAGTGCATTACTATGATTTTCTTAGCATACATTTGAATAAAGAGGGATTCACACCTCTTAAAGTCCTTGCAACCAGGCCCTCGGCTTTCAGAAGTGCTACCAAACTTTCATGGTGGAAGCAAATCCTGTACCACT GTATGATTGTGGAACCAGTGATCCCTGATAGACAAATGGagaagattttgaaaaagatgGAGAACAAATCAAATGACTCAAAATGTAGTTATCCAGACAACTATACCACATTATGTGAATTCATTGCTGGATTCAAAAGTCTTGGTGCTCTACCTG ACAAATTTTGTACTATAAGAAATGAGCAAGACTCAGAAAACCCATCAATTAAGGAGAGTAAAAACGTTGGATTTTTGCCACCAAATTATGAAACCAGTCAACAATTTCTGAGGTCTGCGTATGTACATACTCTTGGGCTCACAGGAGTAG GATTAAAGGAAATAAGGAATATGAAGAGGAGACACGAATGGAGTGGTCAACTATTGAAGGCACTGTTGAAAAGACCTTATGAAGCATTCACAGGATATGGGGGTGCTCCAGATACAGTTGATGAAGAAATGTATAATGTTTTTAACCAACTTAAACCAG GTGAATCAAGCAAATTGCCATGGCTGaacgaagaaggagaagaagaagaaaaagaagaagaagaagatgaagaagaagaagaagaagaagaagaaacggaaaaagaagaagtagtaaaagaaaaggaagaagaagaggacaAGCAAAAACAATCTTCAAGGGCAAGTGACAGTATTGACAAAACGGAGACAGCATTCCTGGTTGCGGCAAGAAATGGCATAATTGAAATGGTGAATGAACTTTTAGAGCGAATTCCAAGTGTGATCCATAACTTGAATGCAAACAAAGAGAATGTGCTGCTGATGGCAGTGATGAACAGGCAACCCTATGTTAttgagaatttgaaaatgaaggTAAAAGGAGAAGTTTGGAATAATTTAACTCTGGCAATAGATAAAAATGAGAGGACCATATTGCACTGGGCAGCAGATGCTCCAGGAGACGGAAAGCATACAAAGATAGCTGGTTCTGCCTTGCAAATGATGTGGGATATAAAGTGGTTTCAG TATATTAAAAGCCTCGTGCCAGAACACTTTTACTTAAGAAGCGACACAAAGGGCAAAACTGCAGGGCAAATATTTGAGGATGAACACAAAGATCTCATAGAGAAAAGTAGCGATTGGCTGAAGGAAACATCTGAATCTTGCTCTGTTGTGGCTGCACTTGTTGCTGGTGTTTCCTTTGCTACGGCCAGCTCCATTCCCGGTGGCACCGACGATAAAGGTAGGCCTCATTTAGAAGGCGAACCTGCATTCGATGTATTTGCCGTTTCTTCACTTGTTGGACTTTGCACCTCTGTCACTGGGCTCATAATGTTCCTTACAATCCTCACTTCTCGAAAGCAATCCAAAGATTTTCGAAGAAATTTGCCATTCAAACTTCTTCTAGGCCTCAGTTCTCTTTTTGTATCCATTGCTGCAATGTTTGTCTCTTTCTGCTCCGGTCATTACTTTCTGCTCAGTCACAGATACAAGTCGGTTCTATACCCCATTTATGCAGCCACTGTTTTTCCAGTCATGTTCTATGCCGTGGCGCAGTTTCCACTATACTTTGATCTTATAATAGCCATTTTATCTAAGGTGCCATGGGATGCTGGTAGAGGAGACAACCTATAG
- the LOC108336456 gene encoding uncharacterized protein LOC108336456 isoform X1, with protein sequence MGTTKYGNFENVNHLAECTLEGKWDEVDEMYNKFPACHTATIDDFVGTALHVAVDLAEEVVVEKLVNAIMRHETMEALEMRNDRGDTALHVAASRGFTKICQIIVGENRKRIYLAKLKNKDGETPFFQAALNWKKQAFAYLSDHSATLQDLVRENGDSILHCAIRREYFDLAVIIVHYYDFLSIHLNKEGFTPLKVLATRPSAFRSATKLSWWKQILYHCMIVEPVIPDRQMEKILKKMENKSNDSKCSYPDNYTTLCEFIAGFKSLGALPDKFCTIRNEQDSENPSIKESKNVGFLPPNYETSQQFLRSAYVHTLGLTGVGLKEIRNMKRRHEWSGQLLKALLKRPYEAFTGYGGAPDTVDEEMYNVFNQLKPGMTGESSKLPWLNEEGEEEEKEEEEDEEEEEEEEETEKEEVVKEKEEEEDKQKQSSRASDSIDKTETAFLVAARNGIIEMVNELLERIPSVIHNLNANKENVLLMAVMNRQPYVIENLKMKVKGEVWNNLTLAIDKNERTILHWAADAPGDGKHTKIAGSALQMMWDIKWFQYIKSLVPEHFYLRSDTKGKTAGQIFEDEHKDLIEKSSDWLKETSESCSVVAALVAGVSFATASSIPGGTDDKGRPHLEGEPAFDVFAVSSLVGLCTSVTGLIMFLTILTSRKQSKDFRRNLPFKLLLGLSSLFVSIAAMFVSFCSGHYFLLSHRYKSVLYPIYAATVFPVMFYAVAQFPLYFDLIIAILSKVPWDAGRGDNL encoded by the exons ATGGGAACGACCAAGTATGGAAATTTTGAGAACGTGAACCATCTGGCGGAGTGCACATTGGAAGGGAAATGGGATGAGGTTGACGAGATGTACAATAAATTCCCAGCGTGTCACACGGCAACGATTGACGATTTCGTCGGCACTGCACTGCACGTGGCGGTGGATTTGGCCGAAGAAGTTGTGGTTGAGAAGCTTGTGAATGCCATTATGAGACACGAGACGATGGAGGCACTGGAAATGAGGAATGATCGAGGGGATACCGCTCTGCATGTTGCTGCTTCCAGGGGTTTCACAAAGATATGTCAGATCATCGTAGGAGAGAATCGGAAGAGGATTTACTTAGCGAAACTCAAGAACAAAGATGGAGAGACTCCTTTCTTTCAAGCCGCTCTCAACTGGAAGAAACAGGCCTTTGCTTATCTTTCTGACCACAGCGCTACCTTACAAGATCTTGTGCGAGAGAACGGTGACAGTATTCTTCACTGTGCTATCAGGAGAGAGTACTTCG ATTTGGCTGTGATAATAGTGCATTACTATGATTTTCTTAGCATACATTTGAATAAAGAGGGATTCACACCTCTTAAAGTCCTTGCAACCAGGCCCTCGGCTTTCAGAAGTGCTACCAAACTTTCATGGTGGAAGCAAATCCTGTACCACT GTATGATTGTGGAACCAGTGATCCCTGATAGACAAATGGagaagattttgaaaaagatgGAGAACAAATCAAATGACTCAAAATGTAGTTATCCAGACAACTATACCACATTATGTGAATTCATTGCTGGATTCAAAAGTCTTGGTGCTCTACCTG ACAAATTTTGTACTATAAGAAATGAGCAAGACTCAGAAAACCCATCAATTAAGGAGAGTAAAAACGTTGGATTTTTGCCACCAAATTATGAAACCAGTCAACAATTTCTGAGGTCTGCGTATGTACATACTCTTGGGCTCACAGGAGTAG GATTAAAGGAAATAAGGAATATGAAGAGGAGACACGAATGGAGTGGTCAACTATTGAAGGCACTGTTGAAAAGACCTTATGAAGCATTCACAGGATATGGGGGTGCTCCAGATACAGTTGATGAAGAAATGTATAATGTTTTTAACCAACTTAAACCAG GTATGACAGGTGAATCAAGCAAATTGCCATGGCTGaacgaagaaggagaagaagaagaaaaagaagaagaagaagatgaagaagaagaagaagaagaagaagaaacggaaaaagaagaagtagtaaaagaaaaggaagaagaagaggacaAGCAAAAACAATCTTCAAGGGCAAGTGACAGTATTGACAAAACGGAGACAGCATTCCTGGTTGCGGCAAGAAATGGCATAATTGAAATGGTGAATGAACTTTTAGAGCGAATTCCAAGTGTGATCCATAACTTGAATGCAAACAAAGAGAATGTGCTGCTGATGGCAGTGATGAACAGGCAACCCTATGTTAttgagaatttgaaaatgaaggTAAAAGGAGAAGTTTGGAATAATTTAACTCTGGCAATAGATAAAAATGAGAGGACCATATTGCACTGGGCAGCAGATGCTCCAGGAGACGGAAAGCATACAAAGATAGCTGGTTCTGCCTTGCAAATGATGTGGGATATAAAGTGGTTTCAG TATATTAAAAGCCTCGTGCCAGAACACTTTTACTTAAGAAGCGACACAAAGGGCAAAACTGCAGGGCAAATATTTGAGGATGAACACAAAGATCTCATAGAGAAAAGTAGCGATTGGCTGAAGGAAACATCTGAATCTTGCTCTGTTGTGGCTGCACTTGTTGCTGGTGTTTCCTTTGCTACGGCCAGCTCCATTCCCGGTGGCACCGACGATAAAGGTAGGCCTCATTTAGAAGGCGAACCTGCATTCGATGTATTTGCCGTTTCTTCACTTGTTGGACTTTGCACCTCTGTCACTGGGCTCATAATGTTCCTTACAATCCTCACTTCTCGAAAGCAATCCAAAGATTTTCGAAGAAATTTGCCATTCAAACTTCTTCTAGGCCTCAGTTCTCTTTTTGTATCCATTGCTGCAATGTTTGTCTCTTTCTGCTCCGGTCATTACTTTCTGCTCAGTCACAGATACAAGTCGGTTCTATACCCCATTTATGCAGCCACTGTTTTTCCAGTCATGTTCTATGCCGTGGCGCAGTTTCCACTATACTTTGATCTTATAATAGCCATTTTATCTAAGGTGCCATGGGATGCTGGTAGAGGAGACAACCTATAG
- the LOC108336202 gene encoding 1-aminocyclopropane-1-carboxylate oxidase yields the protein MTNFPVINFEKLNGEERKDTMEKIKDACENWGFFELVNHGIPNDILDTVERLTKEHYRKCMEERFKELMASKGLEAVQTEVKDMDWESTFHLRHLPESNISEVPDLIDEYRVVMKDFALRLEKLAEQLLDLLCENLGLEKGYLKKAFYGSRGPTFGTKVANYPPCPKPELVNGLRPHTDAGGIVLLFQDDKVSGLQLLKDDQWVDVPPMRHSIVVNIGDQLEVITNGKYKSVEHRVIAQTDGTRMSIASFYNPGSDAVIYPAPELLEKETADKVQLYPKFVFEDYMKLYAKLKFQAKEPRFEAFKTSNFGPIATA from the exons ATGACTAACTTCCCCGTGATCAACTTTGAGAAGCTCAATGGTGAGGAGAGAAAAGACACCatggagaaaataaaagatgCTTGTGAAAACTGGGGATTCTTTGAG TTGGTGAACCATGGCATACCCAATGACATATTGGACACTGTGGAGAGGTTGACTAAAGAGCACTACAGGAAATGTATGGAAGAAAGGTTCAAGGAGTTAATGGCAAGCAAAGGTCTAGAGGCTGTCCAAACTGAGGTCAAGGATATGGACTGGGAGAGCACCTTCCACTTGCGTCACCTCCCTGAATCAAACATCTCGGAGGTCCCTGATCTCATTGATGAATACAG GGTGGTGATGAAGGATTTTGCTTTGAGGTTAGAAAAGCTAGCAGAGCAGCTGCTAGACTTGTTGTGTGAGAATCTTGGTCTAGAGAAAGGGTACCTGAAAAAGGCCTTCTATGGATCAAGAGGACCAACTTTTGGCACCAAGGTTGCCAACTACCCTCCATGCCCCAAGCCAGAGCTGGTGAATGGTCTTCGTCCCCACACCGATGCCGGTGGGATTGTCCTTCTCTTTCAAGATGACAAGGTCAGTGGCTTACAGCTGCTCAAAGATGACCAGTGGGTTGACGTGCCCCCTATGCGCCACTCCATCGTTGTTAACATCGGTGATCAGCTGGAG GTGATCACTAATGGTAAGTACAAGAGTGTGGAGCACCGTGTGATAGCACAAACTGATGGGACCAGAATGTCCATAGCCTCATTCTACAACCCTGGCAGTGATGCTGTCATCTACCCTGCACCAGAATTGTTGGAGAAAGAGACAGCGGATAAAGTCCAGCTCTACCCAAAATTTGTGTTTGAGGATTACATGAAGCTCTATGCTAAGCTCAAGTTCCAGGCCAAGGAGCCAAGATTTGAAGcctttaaaacatcaaattttgGTCCAATTGCAACTgcataa